DNA from Candidatus Woesearchaeota archaeon:
TCAAAAAAACCCCGGGAGAAACTACGGACTCTTTAATTAGAAAATTTACCAAAAAGGTTTTTAATGAGGGAATTTTAGCAGAACTTAAAAAAAGAGAATTTTATCAAAAGCCCTCCCTCAAGCGAAAGCTCGAACGAGAAGAAGCCCGACGGTCAAAAGGAAAATTTAGATAAAATGCCAAACAAAGTAAATGTTCTCCTTTATACGGAGAGTCGTTATATTGTTAATAGAAAAAAAATCAAAAGCGCCATCGCCGAAGTTTTAAAAGAGCAGGAATTTATCAGGTTCGTGCAGGAAAATCCAAATGTCATTTATTCTGCCAGTTATGACGGCAAATTCGATATTGCAGTCAGCATTTGGGCAAAAAATGTCGAGGAATTGGCAGAATCTTTAAAAGAAATGGAGGCGAAGTTTGAAGGGTATATCGCTGAGAGGCAGATGGCTACAATAATCCGGGGGGAGTATTGCGTCCGGGACTATTTGGTCAATAAAAAAAGCCATACAAAAAGGAAATTTTTCTTTGGCTCAACTCCCTTTCCCTTTAAAATTGACGTAACAGACAAGAAAATCCTCCTTGAACTCGGGAATGATGCAAGGGTTTCATCAGTTGACATTGCCAATGAGCTGAATTTATCCGCTGATGCCATCTATAAGAGGATAAAAAAATTGGAAAGCACAGGCATTATACAGAACTATAATATTGTTCCAAATGAAGAGTCTTATCCATATATTCATTACAAATTGCTGATTTCCCTTCAAAACTTAAATGCAGAAAAAGAAAGAAGATTGCATGAATATTGCAGGATGCAAAGTAACATTTGGTACTTTTGTACAACATTAGGGCCATGGAATTTTGAGATAGACCTTGATGTTGAAAATCAGGGTGAATTCAGGCATCTTTTAAGGGAGGTGAAAATTAATTTCTCAGACATAATCAAGGATTATACTGTAATGACAGCATTTCGCACAAACAAATATAATTTTTGCCCGAGTCTCCCTAAATAGGCTGCGAGTTGACAGAAGTAATTCATTAAATTTAAATATCAGTGGATGACTTTCAGGCTGGTGGTATTATGAGATGCTTGATCACTGGAATAACAGGATTTGCAGGCAGCCATCTGGCTGAGCTTTTGCTTAAGAAAGGCCATGAAGTTTTCGGAACTTCAAGATGGAGAAGCAAGACTGAGAATATTGATCACATCAAAAGCAAGATAAAGCTGATTGAAGCTGACATGCGCGATTCCCACAGCATGGATAAGGTGATCAAGGAAGCGAAGCCTGATTATATCTTTCATCTTGCTGCCCAGTCATTTGTCCAGGCATCCTGGGTTTCTCCGGCAGATACAATGGAGACAAATGTAATCGGCACTATAAATCTTCTGGAAGCTGTAAGGAGAGCAAATATAAGCCCCGTAATACAGATTGCCTGCTCATCCGAGGAATATGGCGAGGTTAAACAGGATGAAATTCCGATAAAAGAAACACACCAATTAAGGCCATTAAGCCCTTACGGAGTTTCCAAGGTTGCTGAAGACATGCTCGGCTACCAGTATTTCAAATCATATGGATTGAAAATCATCAGAACGCGAGGCTTCAACCATACCGGTCCGAGGAGAGGCGAAGTATTTGTAACATCTAATTTTTCAAAGCAGATTGTAGAAATTGAAAAAGGCAAAAAAGATCCAGTTATTTTTGTCGGAAATCTGACTGCAGTAAGGGACTTTACAGATGTCCGCGACATGGTCAATGCCTATCTGCTTGCTGCTGAAAAGGGCATTCCAGGAGAGATTTACAATATATGCTCTGGAAAAGGCCACAAGATACAGGAAGTGCTCGATCTTTTGCTTAGCTTTTCAAAGATAAAAATAAAAGTGCAACAGGATCCTTCAAGAATGAGGCCGAGCGATGTGATGATCTTAATTGGCGACAATTCCAAGTTTGTAAAGCAGACTGGATGGGAGCAGACAATAGAATTCGAGCAGACATTGAAGGATCTTCTTGATTATTGGAGAGAAAGGGTTTAAGCATATCTTTTTCTCACCATCTCCAGCTCTTCAAATGTGCCTATATCAAACCATTCGCCTGTGAATGAATAGCCATAAACATCTTCTTTTTTGTGAAGCCATTCGACTAATGATCCTGGCTTGTCAGGCAAACTCTTCTCTTCCAGAAATTCTTTTATTCTGTATAAGCATCTTCTTGGATAAATATAAATGCATGTTGAGATCAATGTTGATTCCGGATCCTGCGGCTTTTCCTTGAAGCTCATTATTTTATTCTTTTTGTCTATTGAAACAACGCCGTAAAGCTTTGCCCTTTCCTTTGTTTTCACATCATATAATGCTGTAACAGGCGCATTTTTTGTCTTGTAAAAAGCAATAATGTTTCTCAGATCAAATTCAAACATATTATCGCTGCCTATGACAATAATGTCATCATCTATCTTTTCCCTGTTTATTAAAAAATCCACATCGCCTATTGCGCCCAAGCGGTTTTCATTTGAGTTTGTATTGTCATTCAGTATTTTTACCTGTTTTTTTGATTTATATGTTTTTGACCATTCAGAGAATTGGTTAAAAAACTTATTATTGGTTATGATGTAAATTATGTCTACTTCATTTATCTGCTCTATTTTTTCAATAATGTAATTGAGCATTGGCTTGTTTCCTATGAGAAGAAGTGTTTTTGGCTTGTTTAATGTCAGCGGATACAGTCTCGTTGCGTAACCGGCTGCAAGAATAATTGCTTTCATTTTTACCAGCATATTCCTTCGTAATTCTTTGGCTTTTTTTCATTAAAAACATTCTTGCCGTCTATCACCGGCTTGTCCCCATAGCTGAGATCTCTGAATTCAGGCCATTCTGTCAGTATCAGCACAATATCTGCCCTGTCAACAGCTTCCTGCGCTGTCTTTGCATAATTCAGATGGGGAAAAATTCTTCTTACATTTTCCATGGCCATCGGATCATAAAGATAAAGCTTTGGCTCCTCAATCAAAAGCTCCTTTATTATGCTTAATGCAGGGCTTTCCCTTATATCATCTGTTCCGGACTTAAATGTCAATCCTAAAATTGCTATTTTCTTGTTTTTTATGCTGTGCTTTTCTATTATTTCCAGTAATTTCAATGGCTGCTCTTTATTTACATCCAAAACCGCCCTCAATAATCTCGGATGATAGCCGCGCTCTGTTGCCTTATAGATCAAAGCAACAACATCTTTCGGGAAACATGAGCCGCCAAACCCGATTCCTGATCTTAAGAAATACGGATTGATTCTCTTGTCAAAGCCAATGCCTTTTGCAACAATATTTGTGTCTATTCCTATTCTTTTGCAGACATTGCCTATTTCATTTATGAAGGATATCTTTGTTGCAAGGAAAGCGTTGCTTGCGTATTTTATCATTTCAGCTTCCCTGAAAGATGTTTCAAGTACGGGGCATTTGAAATTTTTGTAAAGCTGCTTTAATGTTTCAATTGACTTTTTGTCTGCGCTTCCAATTACAATCCTGTCAGGGCTGAAGAAATCATCCAATGCAGAGCCTTCTTTCAGGAATTCAGGGTTCATTGCAATGCCAAAATCCCTTCCGAATTTTTTTCCGGAATACTTTTCTAAAATCGGAATTACAGTTTTTTCGCATGTTTCAGGAACAACTGTGCTTTTTATGACAATAAGATGCTTGTCTTTCTTGTTTTTAAGGATTTTTCCGATTTCCATTGAAACAGTTTCTAATTGATTCAGAATAATGCTGCCTTCTTTTTTTGAAGGCGTTCCGACGCAGATGAATGTTATTTTTGTGTTATTTATTGCTTTTTTCAGTTCTGTTGATGCTGTTAAGCTTTTTGGAACAACCTCTTGCAGTAATTCTTTCAGGCCTTTTTCGTATATAGGCGGATCTTTCATGTTTATTTTATCCACTTTGTTCTGATCAACATCTACAAGGATTACATTATTTCCCAGTTTGGCCAGCCCTGCTCCCTGTATTAAGCCAACATAGCCTGCTCCAATTATTGAAATGCCCATGCTTGCTTTGAAAATCGAGAGTCTTTAAATATCTTACCATTATCCTACTTTATGCGATAAATTTAAATATTGGAAGGTTATTTCATTGGCAAATCGAAAAAATCCAGCCAACCATGGTGCCTACGGACAAAACTTCGTGTTTTGTCCTACTCGGGTTTCCCGCAGGGAGCATCCCCTCCCTAGTCGGCACCATGGCTGGATTTTTTTGTGCAATATGTATGTGGGCTTGTAACAACAATGAAAAAGAAAATAAGCATTACAATAAACGAGAAAACATTGAAAGAGATAGACTCCATAATTGACAATATTTATATCAGGAACAGGAGCCAGGCAATGGAGTTTCTTGTGAATAGCTCTCTTGGGGAGAATAGGGTGGCTGTCATACTTGCAGGCGGCAGCGAAGAGGATCTGAAACTTGGCAGGGAATACAGAATGACTGCAAAGATCAATAACAGCGCTGTCATTGAAATGGCGATCAAGAAATTAAAGGAAAACGGCTTTAAAACAATATTCTTCATTGCAAGGCACAATATAATGAGCAGGGTTTTTGACCTTATAGGAGACGGAAGCTTATACGGCATGAAAATAAGCTATGTTGAGGAAAAAGAAGCCAGCGGAACAGCAGATTCATTAAGGCTGCTAAGGGGAAAGATAAAAAACAATTTTTTAGTTGTCTATTCTGACATAATATTTGACAAAATAAACATTGAAGAGCTCTGGAATGACCATCTGAGGCGCAGAAGCATTGCAACACTTATGCTCACAACCTCTCCCACACCGTCAAAAAAAGGAGTTGTAAGAATGGAGGGAGAAAAGATACTTGAATTTGTGCAGAAGCCGAAGCAGAGCGACATTTACATCGGATTCAGCTCGATCTTTGCTGCAGAGCCTGAGATCATGGAATACAGCGGAGCAAGCCTTGAGAAAGACGTTTTTCCTGTTTTGGCTTTGAAAGGGCTTTTGCAGGGGCATTTAAGCAGCCAGAAGGAAACGCATATACATACGAAGAAAGATATTGTTGGCTTTTTAAAATCATAATAAAAAACGAAAGATTTATATATACTTTGATATTATACATATATCGATTGATATTAAAAAGTGATAAAAATGCAAACCTTAAAACTTACTAAAGATGAACTAATTGAAAAGAAAGACAGTAAAATATTAAGATATCCTAATTTGAATACTGTGTTGATGGTAGAGGACTTTCTTGAAAAGCACAGAGATGCGCCTTTGCAGATTTCTGAACTGCGAAAGATGCTTCCAAGGCAGGTCATGCACCAAACTTTGAAGTTAATTCTTGAATACCTTTGGAGAAGCGGAAAAATAATTTATGGGCCCAGAGGAGTTCAGTGGATTTATTCTACGCCAGAGCATCTGAGAAGCATGATGGAAGGATCATTAGAGGTATAAATTGTTTGCAGGAAAAGAGGTCAGGATATTATTGAAATGGCAGGGAAAAGAAGCCTATCTTGCATTAAAGAAAAGAACTGATAAAGAAGCGCTGTCTATTTTGAATTCCTTTGAAAGGGTCAAGAATATCCTTAAAGACAATCCGCAATATGGCAATCCCATAAGCAAGGAATTAATCCCCGAAGAGCTTAAAAGAATGGGAATCCAGAACTTGTACAGGGTTGAGCTATCAAATTACTGGAGAATGCTGTATACTATCGAAGGGAGCACTGTCGAGATATTTCTTTTTGTTTTGAATATAGTTGATCATAAGCAGTACAATAAGCTGTTCGGGTATAAGGATCGTTAGGGTGCATTTAAAGAACACAAGAGAAAAACTTATAAATAAACAGCTATTTCTCCCTATTGGACGGTCATAGGGGCTTGGTTCACCGGATCCCATCTCGAACTCCGCAGTTAAGCAAGCCACCGTTTCTGGGTGTACTGTGCTCATACATGGGAAACCGGGAAAGCTGTCCAAACTTTTTTTATTGAAAATTGTTGTGGTTTAATACCTCGGACTTTAGTCCGACAATTTTCAATCCCGAAAATCGCATGATTAAATACTCTAGACTTTAGTCTGGGGATTAGTGCGATTTTCGTTATTCTTTCAGGTATTTGCTGTGCACTTTCAAATACCTTCTGACAAAATAATTGAAAAAGCCATCTTCGCCTTTTTGCAGCGCCTTATAGTAGGATCTTCTCTTTTTATACTCGATTATGAGCATAGGGCAGCCGTTATGCCATAAAATATAGTTCATTATAAGCCTGCCAATCCTTCCATTCCCATCTCCGAATGGGTGTATTTTCTCAAACTTATAATGCATTCTTGCCGCCAGCTCAACTGCATTCATTCCTTTATTCCTATTATAAAATTTAACAAAATCTCCCATTAAACGCCTTACATCCTGCCAGTCTGGAGCAAGGTAGGCAGCCACCCTGACAAGATAATCGCGAAATCTTCCTGCGATGTCCTGTTTTGTATCTTGAAATACGCCCTTGTGCCATTTCAGAATAAGCCGAATGGAAAATTTATCTCTTTTTTTAAGTATGCCCAAAAAAAGCTTTACATGCGATTCAGTTTCTTTTACCTCTCTCATCGGCTTATTCGGGGCTATTTTATGCTCTACCAATTCACTTGTTTCCTCAAGCGTTATTGTTGAGCCTTCAATGGCATTTGTGTTGTATGTGAAAGCTATCGCAATCTGCTCCTCTGCCTTCTCTTTTATTGACTCAGGGTATCTTTGCCATTCTTTCTGAAACCCCTTTTTTATTTTTTCAAAAAGCCCGAACAGGCCGCTCTCATAGCACTCTTCGAGAAAAGCCTTCTTTAGATTTTCTATGTTTTCAGGTATTGCTTTGCCAAGATATTTTTCTTTTGTCACTACCCTGCCTTTTCTCCTGAAGGAATGCTGCAGATAATAGTATTCTTTATTGCCGGTTCTCCGCTTTAACACTCTCATACAGATCATTACCATTACAAACTATTTAAATTTTTGCTTTTTGCGTGATTTGTAATGGTATGTTTAAGAAGCCAGAAAGCAGCTATATATTGTATAAGACATCGATGGGAGAAGAAGATTACGAATTTATGGAAATTATTGAAGAATTAATGGATTCTTTGAACTCTATGTCTAGAGAAGAGTTATCATTCATCTCAAAAGATAAATTAAAAAACCTAAGAAAATAGAACTATTAGTCGAAGAATTAAATCATTTGTTAAAACAGATCAAATAATTATTTTCCAATACCGAGGATCAACACCGGTATATCAATATCAGCTATGCCTCTTTTCTCTAAGTCCCATACAAACTGTTCAAAATATGAAACACCTGTTGACATCATATTTGCCAATTCTTTAATTGGTACAATTTCAACTCCAACATCAATAATATTCAATTTATTGAATATTGTCATTTTTGCACAAACATTATAGACCATGAACGAATACTTGCCAAATTGCACTTCCACCCCTAATCTATTTTTTACAAAGTCCATATCCCTATATGGTGGATTTTTTGGACTTTTGGTAGTATAACCTTCAACATAAAATTTTTTAGGGTAATCACATGTTATCTTATGATTTTTCCATCCAAGTTTTGAGAACTCGTCTTTAAATGCCTTATTAAGTTCTACAGGACTATACAGCATCTCGCCGGGCATTGTTTTCTCTTTACTTTCTTTGGTCAAATAGTTTTCAGCATTAATTTTGGAAATTACCTCCTTAATCTCTTTTAGTTCCTTTGAATATTTCTTATTAATTATTTCTTCTCCATTTTTAAAAGAATAAATTCCTAATATTTTCATACTAATCCCTCCACTATCCATTCTTTTGGAATTTGAGATACTTTTTCCTTTCCGTTAGGTTGATAAACGGGTTTACCAAGGGGCCTCTTTCTTAAGTTCCCTTCATAAAGTTCATTAATTCTACTAATGCCTATGTCTATATATTCTTTTTCCTTTTCAACTCCTGCAGCTTTTCTATCATGTATCAATGCGGCCAGAAGTGCACTACTCACACCCGCATAAGGATCGAAAACCCAATCCTCTTTATTAGTTAAAGCTAGTATGCATCTCTCGACAAGTTCTATTGGGAATTGACAAGGATGAATCGTTTTTTCAGGATGTTGTGCTTTGACATTCGGGATATCCCAAAGTAGTTCTTCCCAGTCATTTTTTAACGCTTCCCAAAAATCTGAAGGATTCTTTCCAAGAGGATTACCAGAAGGTTTTCCCTTGTTTATTCCTTTCCAGTTTCGTTTTCCAGGATATTTTGATGGAACCCTTATATCATCTAAGTTAAAAGTATATTTATTTGATTTTGTAAACCAGAGGATTGATTCATATCTACCGGACAATCTCCTATGTGCGTGTAACCCATGACCAAAGTGCCATATTATTCGATTTCGTAATTTTAGACCATTATCTTTGAATAAGCCATAATAATATATGTCCAGTGGAAACACTTCTCCATTTTCAACATAATTTCCAACTTCCCAACATATACTTCCATCATTTTTCAAAACTC
Protein-coding regions in this window:
- a CDS encoding Lrp/AsnC family transcriptional regulator, with the translated sequence MPNKVNVLLYTESRYIVNRKKIKSAIAEVLKEQEFIRFVQENPNVIYSASYDGKFDIAVSIWAKNVEELAESLKEMEAKFEGYIAERQMATIIRGEYCVRDYLVNKKSHTKRKFFFGSTPFPFKIDVTDKKILLELGNDARVSSVDIANELNLSADAIYKRIKKLESTGIIQNYNIVPNEESYPYIHYKLLISLQNLNAEKERRLHEYCRMQSNIWYFCTTLGPWNFEIDLDVENQGEFRHLLREVKINFSDIIKDYTVMTAFRTNKYNFCPSLPK
- a CDS encoding site-specific DNA-methyltransferase, with amino-acid sequence MVQSRLIEEQNSHPKISKLFLDSEKIVLHHGDTLEFLKTIPDNTFKLIISSPPYNIGKVYEQRTELMKYLQVQENIIKELVRVLKNDGSICWEVGNYVENGEVFPLDIYYYGLFKDNGLKLRNRIIWHFGHGLHAHRRLSGRYESILWFTKSNKYTFNLDDIRVPSKYPGKRNWKGINKGKPSGNPLGKNPSDFWEALKNDWEELLWDIPNVKAQHPEKTIHPCQFPIELVERCILALTNKEDWVFDPYAGVSSALLAALIHDRKAAGVEKEKEYIDIGISRINELYEGNLRKRPLGKPVYQPNGKEKVSQIPKEWIVEGLV
- a CDS encoding restriction endonuclease, whose protein sequence is MKILGIYSFKNGEEIINKKYSKELKEIKEVISKINAENYLTKESKEKTMPGEMLYSPVELNKAFKDEFSKLGWKNHKITCDYPKKFYVEGYTTKSPKNPPYRDMDFVKNRLGVEVQFGKYSFMVYNVCAKMTIFNKLNIIDVGVEIVPIKELANMMSTGVSYFEQFVWDLEKRGIADIDIPVLILGIGK
- a CDS encoding nucleotidyltransferase family protein, which produces MKAIILAAGYATRLYPLTLNKPKTLLLIGNKPMLNYIIEKIEQINEVDIIYIITNNKFFNQFSEWSKTYKSKKQVKILNDNTNSNENRLGAIGDVDFLINREKIDDDIIVIGSDNMFEFDLRNIIAFYKTKNAPVTALYDVKTKERAKLYGVVSIDKKNKIMSFKEKPQDPESTLISTCIYIYPRRCLYRIKEFLEEKSLPDKPGSLVEWLHKKEDVYGYSFTGEWFDIGTFEELEMVRKRYA
- a CDS encoding UDP-glucose/GDP-mannose dehydrogenase family protein, yielding MGISIIGAGYVGLIQGAGLAKLGNNVILVDVDQNKVDKINMKDPPIYEKGLKELLQEVVPKSLTASTELKKAINNTKITFICVGTPSKKEGSIILNQLETVSMEIGKILKNKKDKHLIVIKSTVVPETCEKTVIPILEKYSGKKFGRDFGIAMNPEFLKEGSALDDFFSPDRIVIGSADKKSIETLKQLYKNFKCPVLETSFREAEMIKYASNAFLATKISFINEIGNVCKRIGIDTNIVAKGIGFDKRINPYFLRSGIGFGGSCFPKDVVALIYKATERGYHPRLLRAVLDVNKEQPLKLLEIIEKHSIKNKKIAILGLTFKSGTDDIRESPALSIIKELLIEEPKLYLYDPMAMENVRRIFPHLNYAKTAQEAVDRADIVLILTEWPEFRDLSYGDKPVIDGKNVFNEKKPKNYEGICW
- a CDS encoding GDP-mannose 4,6-dehydratase, which encodes MRCLITGITGFAGSHLAELLLKKGHEVFGTSRWRSKTENIDHIKSKIKLIEADMRDSHSMDKVIKEAKPDYIFHLAAQSFVQASWVSPADTMETNVIGTINLLEAVRRANISPVIQIACSSEEYGEVKQDEIPIKETHQLRPLSPYGVSKVAEDMLGYQYFKSYGLKIIRTRGFNHTGPRRGEVFVTSNFSKQIVEIEKGKKDPVIFVGNLTAVRDFTDVRDMVNAYLLAAEKGIPGEIYNICSGKGHKIQEVLDLLLSFSKIKIKVQQDPSRMRPSDVMILIGDNSKFVKQTGWEQTIEFEQTLKDLLDYWRERV
- the rpsU gene encoding 30S ribosomal protein S21 — protein: KKTPGETTDSLIRKFTKKVFNEGILAELKKREFYQKPSLKRKLEREEARRSKGKFR
- a CDS encoding Fic family protein; the encoded protein is MRVLKRRTGNKEYYYLQHSFRRKGRVVTKEKYLGKAIPENIENLKKAFLEECYESGLFGLFEKIKKGFQKEWQRYPESIKEKAEEQIAIAFTYNTNAIEGSTITLEETSELVEHKIAPNKPMREVKETESHVKLFLGILKKRDKFSIRLILKWHKGVFQDTKQDIAGRFRDYLVRVAAYLAPDWQDVRRLMGDFVKFYNRNKGMNAVELAARMHYKFEKIHPFGDGNGRIGRLIMNYILWHNGCPMLIIEYKKRRSYYKALQKGEDGFFNYFVRRYLKVHSKYLKE